The following proteins are encoded in a genomic region of Nitrospiraceae bacterium:
- a CDS encoding IS3 family transposase, which yields MPATKRWRRRKFEKRQAEITNQLARDFSAPIPNTQWVTDITYIPTQEGRLYLAVVLDLFSRQVIGWSMQPQLGRDLVMHDVLMAVWQRRSPETVILHSDRGTQNTAQEFQAFLQAHGIVSSMSGVGSCYDNGVAESFFCSLKRERVQRRQYGTRAEARADVFDYIERFYNHRRPHSFIQGLTPRNFMEQYSQYSQKFSLTCP from the coding sequence ATTCCCGCTACCAAGCGCTGGAGGCGGCGGAAGTTCGAAAAGCGTCAGGCTGAAATCACCAATCAGCTCGCTCGGGACTTCAGCGCACCAATTCCAAATACCCAATGGGTGACCGATATCACTTATATTCCCACGCAAGAAGGCCGGCTCTACTTGGCGGTGGTCCTGGATTTATTTTCTCGGCAAGTGATTGGGTGGTCGATGCAGCCACAATTGGGACGTGACCTGGTCATGCACGACGTCCTGATGGCCGTGTGGCAACGACGGAGTCCGGAGACAGTGATCCTCCATTCCGACCGAGGCACGCAGAATACCGCACAGGAGTTTCAAGCCTTCCTGCAGGCACATGGGATTGTGAGTAGCATGAGCGGCGTGGGGAGCTGTTATGATAATGGGGTGGCGGAGAGTTTTTTTTGCTCATTGAAACGCGAACGAGTTCAACGACGGCAATACGGAACCCGGGCGGAAGCCCGAGCTGATGTGTTTGATTACATCGAACGGTTTTATAACCACCGACGGCCCCACTCTTTTATTCAAGGCCTGACCCCAAGAAATTTTATGGAGCAATACTCTCAATACTCTCAAAAGTTTTCTTTAACCTGTCCGTGA
- the rfbF gene encoding glucose-1-phosphate cytidylyltransferase, with protein MKVVILAGGLGTRFSEETALRPKPMIEIGGKPILWHIMKVYAAYNVTEFIVALGYKPEVIKEYFLNFYAINNDLTIDLANGKTTIHDGKQPNWKIHLVDTGMHTQTGGRLKRLKKWLGDDETFLFTYGDGVADLNIESVIKFHHSHGKLATVTTVRSPARFGRISFEGDRISNFHEKPESGEGWINGGFFVLNGKAIDYIRDDETSWEKEPLEDLTKDGQMMGYRHYGFWSCMDTLKEKNYLEELWDTQNAPWKIWTD; from the coding sequence ATGAAAGTTGTTATTCTAGCAGGTGGATTGGGAACTCGATTTTCTGAGGAAACGGCTTTAAGACCAAAGCCCATGATAGAGATCGGAGGGAAACCAATTCTTTGGCATATCATGAAAGTCTATGCGGCGTATAATGTCACTGAGTTCATTGTTGCGTTAGGGTATAAACCTGAAGTCATCAAGGAGTATTTCTTGAATTTCTATGCTATCAATAATGATCTCACGATTGATTTAGCGAATGGAAAAACTACGATTCATGACGGAAAACAGCCAAACTGGAAAATCCATCTTGTGGATACCGGAATGCATACGCAAACCGGAGGGAGGCTCAAGCGCCTTAAAAAGTGGTTGGGTGATGATGAAACATTTTTGTTTACCTATGGCGATGGGGTAGCCGATCTCAATATTGAATCTGTCATTAAATTTCATCATTCCCATGGAAAATTGGCAACTGTGACCACCGTACGGTCTCCTGCCCGGTTTGGGCGAATCAGCTTTGAAGGAGATAGGATCTCTAACTTTCATGAAAAACCTGAATCAGGGGAAGGGTGGATAAACGGTGGATTTTTTGTGCTAAATGGTAAAGCCATAGATTACATCCGTGATGATGAAACATCCTGGGAGAAAGAACCTTTGGAAGATCTGACCAAAGATGGGCAAATGATGGGATACCGTCATTATGGGTTCTGGTCGTGTATGGATACATTGAAAGAAAAAAACTATTTGGAAGAACTCTGGGATACACAAAATGCCCCATGGAAAATATGGACCGATTAA
- a CDS encoding SDR family oxidoreductase: MKILITGNLGYVGPAVIQRLRECFSGATLIGLDMGFFAHCLTAPEMVSRAQVDIQYFADVRKPPDEVLQGIDVIVYLAAISNDPMGALFEDVTANVNHHAAYALAVKAKARGVKSFIFASSCSVYGFAEGARDEDSPLNPLTAYAKSKLGAEKDLSRLADERFVVTCLRFATACGMSERLRLDLVLNDFVASALVNGEIIILSDGTPWRPLIHIKDMAKAIEWGIRRKSQDGGEALSINVGSNQWNYQVRQLADAVAQVIPGTTISINEGAQPDRRSYQVSFDRFMKLAPEFQPSIDLKTAIVELKNGMKAINFQDKDFRNSQLIRLNLLKQLKAKQLITENLDWVTGKTDPILA; encoded by the coding sequence GTGAAGATATTAATTACAGGTAATCTGGGCTATGTCGGTCCGGCAGTTATTCAGCGGTTGAGGGAATGTTTTTCGGGTGCAACGCTGATTGGCTTGGATATGGGATTTTTTGCACATTGTCTCACTGCTCCTGAGATGGTGAGTAGGGCACAGGTCGATATTCAATACTTCGCCGATGTCCGCAAGCCACCTGATGAGGTGCTTCAAGGCATTGATGTGATTGTCTATTTGGCGGCAATTTCAAATGATCCCATGGGTGCCTTATTTGAGGATGTGACAGCAAATGTGAACCACCATGCGGCCTATGCCCTCGCAGTGAAAGCTAAAGCCCGTGGCGTGAAGTCATTTATTTTTGCATCGTCTTGCAGCGTTTATGGTTTTGCCGAAGGTGCCAGGGATGAAGATTCACCCTTGAATCCGCTCACAGCTTACGCCAAGTCAAAGTTAGGCGCAGAGAAAGATCTTAGCCGGTTAGCTGATGAGCGGTTTGTTGTAACATGTCTTCGCTTTGCAACCGCATGTGGAATGAGTGAGCGGCTTCGGCTGGATTTGGTGCTAAATGATTTTGTTGCGAGTGCCTTGGTCAATGGGGAAATTATCATCCTCAGTGATGGGACTCCTTGGCGGCCCCTTATTCATATTAAGGATATGGCGAAAGCTATTGAATGGGGTATTCGAAGAAAGAGCCAGGACGGCGGTGAGGCTCTTTCCATCAATGTCGGGAGCAATCAATGGAATTATCAGGTCAGACAGTTGGCGGATGCGGTGGCTCAGGTCATTCCGGGGACGACCATTTCTATTAATGAAGGGGCTCAGCCTGATCGAAGATCCTATCAAGTGAGCTTTGATCGGTTTATGAAGTTGGCTCCAGAATTTCAGCCTTCCATTGATTTGAAAACAGCAATTGTCGAATTGAAAAATGGTATGAAAGCGATAAACTTTCAGGATAAAGACTTCCGAAACTCACAATTGATTCGCTTGAATCTTCTCAAGCAGTTGAAGGCAAAGCAGTTAATTACGGAAAATCTTGATTGGGTCACTGGAAAGACAGATCCCATTCTGGCCTAA
- a CDS encoding transcription/translation regulatory transformer protein RfaH translates to MEGTKTIMSDSRWYLVQSKVRQEDLAELNLRLLGVETFCPRLRELKATRSKAQTEGEILFPGYLFVRFNIKTGYRKVTYAQGVLRVVKFGPEPAVVEEEIIDSIRERVHNRFVNPPLSASLESGQIVRIHKGPFRGFEAIFDLELNGRQRVVLLMKTVAFQGRMVLDRDCVVL, encoded by the coding sequence ATGGAAGGAACAAAAACTATAATGTCCGATTCGCGGTGGTATCTCGTTCAAAGTAAGGTCCGTCAGGAAGATCTGGCAGAATTGAACCTACGATTGTTGGGCGTTGAGACTTTCTGCCCACGTTTACGGGAGTTGAAAGCGACTCGAAGTAAAGCTCAAACTGAAGGGGAAATATTATTTCCAGGGTATTTATTCGTAAGATTTAATATAAAGACTGGATACCGGAAAGTGACTTATGCTCAGGGGGTTCTGAGGGTGGTCAAGTTTGGCCCGGAACCAGCAGTAGTGGAAGAAGAAATCATTGACTCAATTAGGGAGAGAGTTCACAATAGGTTTGTAAACCCACCCCTTTCAGCTTCATTGGAATCTGGACAAATAGTTCGTATTCATAAAGGGCCCTTTCGTGGCTTTGAGGCAATTTTTGACCTTGAGCTGAATGGGAGGCAACGAGTCGTCCTCCTTATGAAAACCGTTGCATTTCAAGGTCGTATGGTCCTTGATCGCGACTGTGTAGTGTTGTAA
- a CDS encoding PKD domain-containing protein encodes MALGCALIMLVGAVVPAAAAVVRQPYLQLVTPTSITIVWRTDLNSGDNSQVKYGTVSGSLTQTATGTAVTRSGLNVKDHIVTLTGLTAATKYFYNVGTATDGIQGGGTTNHFFVTAPPVGSATPIRAWVLGDSGENSVNQRNVRDAMLTETALNPPVPNLILHMGDIAYESGTDAEFTTKHFAVYQDILRQTPLWPTLGNHEALSVTTSFGIGPYYEAHVLPSSGQAGGVASGTEAYYAFDYANVHFIVLDSMDSSRAPGSPMVTWLQNDLASTGQEWIVAFWHHPPYSKGHDSDNVNDSGGRLVDMRETILPILEAGGVDLVLSGHSHAYERSYLIDGVYGYGTAPNFATPSFTTLQADGHILDAGDGNPSGTGAYQKSAGGVSHEGTVYVVAGHGGKSIEATGSHPVMTVVDLAYGSVLLDITGSSLTFRNLRAGGAITDTVGIQKGVPPPSPLTISNLTVASGQAYVVPTTGLQAGGTVYIDRAYTFTTVPVSVQGAAYIRTANNDKAATNAAFLSFTVNQPVSVSVAHDVRLTPKPSWLNTFTDTGTNLVTSDTTLRLFTRSFPAGTITLGGNAGSGGSMYSVIVQPQGGGGPGNQAPNGVINTPTGPQTIQVGQTVTFTGTGTDPEPNLPLTHRWTFGAGSGIADRTVEDPGAITFTTAGVFTVTYTVTDGLGLADPTPATVQVTVQTQGTGFTAYNDLAWGTGQLETNITKITSPIGNSGLPSSGILKDFTTGLETGVTLTVTGGEFIGSGQATQGANPNMGDAFTIFNGKVSTLGVISYVNQVDNSLLLTFNGLNPSKTYDLSFFAHRDSYGWDRASLVTLSGQDAFTNTSSVASDNPSELGGVIFSGPSDTSTRLPSDNDKGYVARFSNIAPGSDGMVALTISFDGNVASQYTGKYGSAIRLMESDNGGGPGNQAPNGVINTPTGTQTIQVGQTVTFTGTGTDPEPNLPLTHRWTFGAGSGIADRTVEDPGAITFTTAGVFTVTYTVTDGLGLADPTPATVQVTVSGTPPPSPLTISNLTVASGQAYVVPTTGLQAGGTVYIDRAYTFTTVPVSVQGAAYIRTANNDKAATNAAFLSFTVNQPVSVSVAHDVRLTPKPSWLNTFTDTGTNLVTSDTTLRLFTRSFPAGTITLGGNAGSGGSMYSVIVQPQGGGGPGNQAPNGVINTPTGPQTIQVGQTVTFTGTGTDPEPNLPLTHRWTFGAGSGIADRTVEDPGAITFTTAGVFTVTYTVTDGLGLADPTPATVQVTVSGTPPPSPLTISNLTVASGQAYVVPTTGLQAGGTVYIDRAYTFTTVPVSVQGAAYIRTANNDKAATNAAFLSFTVNQPVSVYVAHGDRIIQKPSWLNTFTDTGENLVTSDTTLSLFVRTFPAGTITLGGNVSGGNVGNNLSMYSVIVRPQNTSP; translated from the coding sequence GTGGCACTTGGGTGTGCGCTAATTATGCTGGTGGGCGCTGTTGTGCCAGCCGCCGCCGCTGTAGTGCGGCAACCTTACCTGCAGCTTGTCACCCCCACCTCCATCACGATTGTCTGGCGTACCGACCTGAATTCCGGGGACAATAGCCAGGTCAAATACGGCACGGTATCCGGCTCCCTGACCCAAACGGCCACTGGCACGGCGGTCACCCGGTCCGGGCTCAACGTCAAGGATCACATTGTTACCCTTACGGGCCTGACGGCTGCTACGAAATATTTCTATAACGTCGGCACCGCAACCGACGGGATACAAGGCGGTGGCACGACCAATCACTTTTTTGTCACAGCACCCCCCGTCGGGTCGGCTACGCCTATTCGAGCATGGGTGCTGGGTGACTCAGGCGAAAACAGTGTCAACCAACGGAATGTGCGGGATGCGATGCTCACCGAAACCGCACTGAATCCCCCTGTTCCCAACCTAATCCTGCACATGGGAGATATCGCGTATGAAAGCGGTACCGACGCGGAATTCACCACCAAACATTTTGCGGTCTATCAAGATATTCTCCGCCAGACGCCCCTCTGGCCGACGTTAGGTAACCATGAGGCCCTGTCGGTCACGACCTCATTTGGCATTGGTCCCTACTACGAAGCCCATGTCCTGCCGAGCAGCGGCCAAGCGGGGGGGGTGGCCTCCGGTACTGAGGCCTACTATGCCTTTGATTATGCCAACGTGCATTTTATTGTGCTAGATTCGATGGACAGTAGCCGGGCCCCGGGCTCGCCGATGGTGACTTGGTTACAAAATGATCTGGCTTCGACGGGGCAAGAGTGGATAGTGGCCTTCTGGCATCATCCACCTTATTCAAAAGGCCACGACTCGGATAATGTCAACGATTCCGGAGGACGTCTGGTCGACATGCGGGAGACGATTCTCCCCATTCTAGAAGCTGGTGGTGTTGATTTGGTCCTCTCGGGACATTCGCATGCCTATGAGCGGTCCTATTTGATTGATGGCGTCTATGGCTATGGTACGGCGCCCAACTTTGCCACCCCATCATTCACTACGCTTCAGGCTGATGGCCATATTCTTGATGCGGGAGATGGTAATCCCTCTGGCACAGGAGCGTATCAAAAAAGTGCCGGGGGTGTTTCGCACGAGGGAACGGTCTATGTGGTCGCAGGGCATGGGGGTAAAAGCATCGAAGCCACTGGATCCCATCCGGTCATGACAGTGGTTGACCTGGCTTATGGGTCGGTACTCTTGGACATTACGGGCAGCAGCCTCACGTTTCGGAATTTGCGGGCAGGTGGCGCCATCACCGACACCGTGGGCATTCAGAAAGGTGTGCCGCCACCCTCTCCTTTAACCATTTCGAACCTGACCGTGGCCAGCGGGCAAGCGTATGTCGTGCCTACTACGGGCCTCCAAGCCGGGGGCACCGTCTATATCGACCGCGCCTATACGTTTACCACAGTCCCTGTCAGCGTGCAGGGTGCCGCATATATCCGAACCGCCAACAATGATAAAGCGGCGACCAATGCCGCCTTTCTCAGCTTTACGGTTAATCAACCCGTCTCCGTGTCGGTCGCCCATGACGTGCGTCTCACCCCTAAACCATCGTGGTTGAACACCTTTACGGATACCGGTACAAATCTGGTGACCTCGGATACAACCCTCCGCCTGTTTACCCGGTCCTTCCCGGCTGGGACCATTACCCTCGGGGGTAATGCGGGTAGCGGAGGCAGCATGTATTCGGTCATTGTCCAACCCCAGGGCGGAGGAGGACCGGGTAACCAAGCCCCAAATGGGGTCATCAACACCCCAACTGGGCCTCAGACCATCCAGGTAGGTCAGACCGTCACCTTTACTGGAACGGGCACTGATCCTGAACCGAACCTACCCCTTACGCATCGATGGACCTTTGGGGCCGGCTCCGGGATTGCTGATCGCACGGTAGAAGATCCCGGCGCCATAACCTTTACAACCGCCGGGGTGTTTACGGTGACCTATACGGTTACCGATGGCCTGGGGTTGGCCGACCCCACCCCCGCGACTGTTCAAGTGACGGTCCAGACGCAAGGAACAGGCTTTACCGCCTACAATGACCTCGCCTGGGGCACCGGACAGCTCGAAACGAATATCACAAAGATCACCTCACCCATCGGAAATTCAGGCTTACCCAGCAGCGGCATACTCAAAGATTTCACCACTGGCCTCGAAACCGGTGTGACCCTGACCGTGACGGGAGGCGAATTTATCGGAAGTGGCCAAGCCACTCAGGGTGCCAACCCTAACATGGGAGACGCCTTTACCATCTTTAATGGGAAAGTCAGTACTCTTGGCGTTATCTCCTACGTCAATCAAGTCGACAACTCGCTCCTGTTGACCTTTAACGGGCTCAATCCGAGTAAGACCTACGATTTGTCATTTTTTGCTCATCGAGATTCTTACGGTTGGGATCGGGCCTCACTCGTGACTCTTTCCGGGCAGGACGCGTTTACCAATACAAGTTCGGTCGCCAGTGATAATCCCAGTGAGCTCGGTGGGGTAATCTTCTCCGGCCCCTCTGATACCTCGACTCGTCTACCATCGGACAATGATAAGGGATATGTTGCGCGATTTAGCAATATTGCGCCAGGCAGCGATGGAATGGTAGCGCTCACCATTAGCTTCGATGGAAACGTCGCCAGCCAATACACGGGTAAATATGGCAGTGCAATCCGGCTGATGGAGTCCGACAATGGAGGAGGACCGGGTAACCAAGCCCCTAACGGGGTCATCAATACCCCAACTGGAACGCAGACCATCCAGGTGGGCCAGACCGTCACCTTTACTGGAACGGGCACTGATCCTGAACCGAACCTACCCCTTACGCATCGATGGACCTTTGGGGCCGGCTCCGGGATTGCTGATCGCACGGTAGAAGATCCCGGCGCCATAACCTTTACAACCGCCGGGGTGTTTACGGTGACCTATACGGTTACCGATGGCCTGGGGCTGGCCGACCCCACCCCCGCGACTGTTCAAGTAACAGTGTCTGGCACACCACCACCCTCTCCTTTAACCATTTCGAACCTGACCGTGGCCAGCGGGCAAGCGTATGTCGTGCCTACTACGGGCCTCCAAGCCGGGGGCACCGTCTATATCGACCGCGCCTATACGTTTACCACAGTCCCTGTCAGCGTGCAGGGTGCCGCATATATCCGAACCGCCAACAATGATAAAGCGGCGACCAATGCCGCCTTTCTCAGCTTTACGGTTAATCAACCCGTCTCCGTGTCGGTCGCCCATGACGTGCGTCTCACCCCTAAACCATCGTGGTTGAACACCTTTACGGATACCGGTACAAATCTGGTGACCTCGGATACAACCCTCCGCCTGTTTACCCGGTCCTTCCCGGCTGGGACCATTACCCTCGGGGGTAATGCGGGTAGCGGAGGCAGCATGTATTCGGTCATTGTCCAACCCCAGGGCGGAGGAGGACCGGGTAACCAAGCCCCAAATGGGGTCATCAACACCCCAACTGGGCCTCAGACCATCCAGGTAGGTCAGACCGTCACCTTTACTGGAACGGGCACTGATCCTGAACCGAACCTACCCCTTACGCATCGATGGACCTTTGGGGCCGGCTCCGGGATTGCTGATCGCACGGTAGAAGATCCCGGCGCCATAACCTTTACAACCGCCGGGGTGTTTACGGTGACCTATACGGTTACCGATGGCCTGGGGCTGGCCGACCCCACCCCCGCGACTGTTCAAGTAACAGTGTCTGGCACACCACCACCCTCTCCTTTAACCATTTCGAACCTGACCGTGGCCAGCGGGCAAGCGTATGTCGTGCCTACTACGGGCCTCCAAGCCGGGGGCACCGTCTATATCGACCGCGCCTATACGTTTACCACAGTCCCTGTCAGCGTGCAGGGTGCCGCATATATCCGAACCGCCAACAATGATAAAGCGGCGACCAATGCCGCCTTCCTCAGCTTTACGGTTAATCAACCCGTGTCCGTATATGTCGCCCATGGCGATCGTATTATCCAGAAACCTTCGTGGTTGAACACCTTTACCGACACTGGCGAAAATCTGGTGACCTCGGATACGACCCTCAGCCTGTTTGTGCGAACCTTTCCCGCCGGCACCATTACCCTCGGGGGTAATGTTAGCGGGGGAAATGTCGGAAATAATTTGAGTATGTATTCCGTCATCGTCCGGCCCCAGAACACATCTCCGTAA
- a CDS encoding class I SAM-dependent methyltransferase, which produces MNKSVCRFCDTPLEVTFLDLGMSPLANSNLSESQLNAVEMFLPLHVYVCKACLLVQLEECSSPDTIFSDYDYFSSFSDSWLRHAQKYSEQVINRFDLNARSQVIEIASNDGYLLKNFYGHGIPVLGIEPARNVAEVAREKGIATVVEFFGEKLACDLSSKGTQADLLIGNNVLAHVPALNDFVRGLKVLLKPNGVITLEFPHLMRLMADTQFDTIYHEHFSYFSFYTVQKIFAKHGLKVFDVEELSTHGGSLRIYCCHEEDSTKSIQARVAELLHREEQEGFGQLEHYLSFSGRVIYVKRQLLLFLISTKEAGKTIAGYGAPAKGNTLLNYCGIRTDFLDFTVDRSPHKQGKFLPGTHIPILSPDAIKLHKPDYLLILPWNIKDEVMEQMAHIREWGGKFVVPIPQLEVLS; this is translated from the coding sequence GTGAACAAAAGCGTATGCCGGTTTTGCGACACTCCATTGGAAGTGACCTTTTTGGATCTTGGGATGTCACCACTTGCCAATAGCAATTTGTCCGAATCCCAACTGAATGCTGTAGAGATGTTTCTCCCTTTGCATGTCTATGTTTGTAAAGCCTGTCTGTTGGTTCAACTTGAGGAATGTTCCAGTCCGGATACGATCTTTTCCGATTATGACTATTTTTCTAGCTTTTCCGATTCCTGGCTCAGACATGCCCAAAAATATTCAGAACAGGTGATAAATAGGTTTGACTTGAATGCACGCAGCCAGGTGATTGAAATAGCCAGCAATGACGGGTACCTTTTGAAGAATTTTTATGGCCATGGGATTCCGGTTTTGGGAATCGAGCCTGCTCGAAATGTGGCAGAAGTTGCTAGAGAGAAGGGTATTGCTACCGTTGTCGAGTTTTTTGGGGAAAAGCTGGCTTGTGATCTTTCAAGCAAAGGGACTCAAGCCGATTTGCTCATTGGAAATAATGTGTTAGCGCATGTTCCAGCTTTGAATGATTTCGTTCGAGGTCTGAAAGTGTTGTTGAAGCCCAATGGGGTCATCACCCTCGAATTTCCTCATCTGATGCGATTGATGGCGGACACCCAATTCGATACGATCTATCATGAACATTTTTCCTATTTTTCTTTTTATACGGTTCAAAAGATTTTTGCCAAACATGGGTTGAAAGTCTTTGATGTGGAAGAATTATCTACTCATGGAGGGTCCCTTAGAATTTACTGTTGCCACGAAGAAGATTCAACTAAATCTATTCAAGCCCGAGTCGCGGAGCTTCTGCATCGTGAAGAACAAGAGGGTTTTGGGCAGTTAGAGCATTACTTGTCGTTTTCGGGTCGTGTGATTTATGTCAAACGACAACTTCTGTTATTTTTAATTTCTACAAAGGAAGCAGGGAAAACCATAGCTGGATATGGGGCACCCGCAAAAGGAAATACCTTGTTGAATTATTGTGGAATAAGAACGGACTTTCTGGATTTTACGGTTGATCGGAGTCCCCACAAACAGGGTAAATTTTTGCCGGGAACACACATCCCCATCCTTTCTCCCGATGCGATAAAATTACATAAGCCGGATTACCTTCTTATTTTACCTTGGAATATTAAAGATGAAGTCATGGAGCAAATGGCGCATATTCGGGAATGGGGAGGCAAATTTGTGGTGCCTATACCCCAATTAGAGGTTCTTTCATGA
- the lhgO gene encoding L-2-hydroxyglutarate oxidase, giving the protein METSDFLVIGGGIIGINIARHLKRQFSDASVTIIEKENHCGAHASGRNSGVLHAGFYYSPESLKAKFTRLGNKLLTEYCESRQIPMNRCGKLVVAKDCSEHPALDELLRRGKANDIDLQAITEEEAKAIEPRVKTCQRALFSPTTSTVDPTKVLQSMTSDAIHEGIQVRCGVQYLKKTQEGIFTSAGNFKVGYLINAAGLYADKIAKDFGFSENYKILPFKGLYLYSDEPIGAIRTNIYPVPDLRNPFLGVHVTVTSEGRAKIGPTAIPAFWREQYSGFENFNAQECMDLTLRQMHLIGFSNFDFKKLAFEELRKYSRGHLVTLVSALLDGVQTEHYKSWGRPGIRAQLVNMKEKTLQMDFVLEGDDKSMHILNAVSPGFTCSIPFSEYVCEKIQASVKTG; this is encoded by the coding sequence ATGGAAACTTCAGACTTTCTGGTCATTGGTGGCGGAATCATTGGCATTAATATAGCTCGACACCTGAAACGGCAGTTTTCCGATGCGTCCGTGACTATTATTGAAAAGGAAAATCACTGTGGAGCTCATGCCAGTGGTCGGAATAGCGGGGTGTTGCATGCTGGTTTTTATTATTCACCGGAAAGTTTGAAGGCCAAATTTACACGTCTCGGAAATAAACTGTTGACGGAATACTGTGAATCCAGGCAGATACCGATGAATAGGTGTGGAAAGCTTGTTGTTGCCAAAGATTGTAGCGAACACCCAGCTCTTGACGAACTTCTCAGGAGAGGAAAAGCAAACGACATTGATTTACAAGCTATTACCGAGGAGGAAGCCAAAGCTATTGAGCCCCGCGTGAAAACCTGCCAGCGAGCCCTGTTTTCTCCAACAACATCGACGGTGGACCCAACTAAAGTTTTGCAATCAATGACCAGCGATGCCATTCATGAAGGGATACAGGTTCGTTGCGGGGTTCAGTATCTCAAAAAAACGCAGGAAGGAATTTTTACCTCAGCTGGCAACTTTAAAGTCGGGTATCTCATTAATGCGGCCGGTCTGTATGCAGACAAAATTGCAAAAGATTTCGGTTTTTCCGAGAATTATAAAATTCTCCCTTTTAAGGGACTCTACCTCTACTCGGATGAGCCAATAGGAGCCATCCGAACAAACATTTATCCAGTCCCGGATTTGCGGAATCCGTTTCTCGGAGTCCATGTCACTGTTACTTCGGAGGGAAGAGCGAAGATCGGGCCAACGGCGATCCCCGCTTTTTGGCGTGAACAATATTCCGGATTTGAGAATTTTAACGCTCAAGAGTGCATGGATCTCACCTTAAGACAAATGCATCTTATAGGATTTTCTAATTTTGACTTTAAAAAATTGGCTTTTGAAGAGTTAAGGAAATACTCCCGTGGCCATCTGGTCACTTTGGTTTCTGCTTTACTTGATGGCGTGCAGACAGAACACTATAAGTCCTGGGGAAGACCAGGGATACGAGCACAGCTGGTCAATATGAAGGAGAAGACCCTTCAAATGGATTTTGTCCTTGAAGGAGATGACAAATCCATGCATATATTAAATGCGGTATCTCCTGGATTTACATGCTCCATCCCTTTTTCAGAATATGTCTGTGAGAAGATTCAGGCGTCAGTGAAAACCGGTTAA
- a CDS encoding tetratricopeptide repeat protein yields the protein MALAIGCFGFVQLAAAHGGLDSEIQEITEKLVKDPDNVDLLVRRGQVYRSNGKYIESLLDLERAWLLNRENRTVVLQRALTLSALGRDKEAESALDYFLQDESDPKRVFALAERANIHARNGQTEQAITDFTSAIQLQPTIELYLVRGKLQESLGKLEDAVAGYQDGLAKLGDAILLKKGLIRVRMVQKQYSEALALVDEEIANSSVKTSWHLKRAEILDHMGRPDEAKLANEQALAEANRVLGKRQTAMQLLARAQVYQAMGRIEEAKNDLRVAIKQTPNFAEANDLLRTLESR from the coding sequence TTGGCGCTAGCAATAGGATGCTTTGGTTTTGTCCAGCTGGCCGCTGCCCATGGCGGACTTGATTCGGAGATTCAAGAAATCACCGAGAAATTGGTCAAGGACCCAGATAATGTGGATCTGCTAGTTCGTCGTGGGCAAGTCTATCGGTCCAATGGAAAATACATCGAATCCTTGCTTGATTTAGAACGGGCCTGGCTTCTAAACCGGGAGAACCGCACTGTCGTCTTACAACGCGCACTGACTCTCTCCGCCTTGGGCCGTGACAAGGAAGCCGAAAGCGCTTTAGATTATTTCCTTCAGGACGAGTCAGACCCGAAACGGGTCTTTGCCTTGGCTGAACGCGCGAACATTCATGCACGCAACGGCCAAACTGAACAGGCCATTACCGACTTTACGTCAGCTATTCAGTTGCAACCTACAATTGAGCTATACCTTGTTCGGGGGAAACTCCAGGAATCCTTGGGAAAGCTTGAGGATGCGGTGGCAGGATATCAGGATGGTCTTGCCAAGCTGGGAGATGCCATCTTACTAAAAAAAGGCCTCATTCGTGTACGGATGGTTCAAAAACAATACAGTGAAGCGCTAGCCTTGGTAGACGAAGAGATAGCTAACTCCTCAGTAAAAACATCCTGGCACCTCAAACGAGCAGAAATCCTTGATCATATGGGTCGACCAGACGAGGCCAAACTCGCCAATGAACAGGCATTAGCTGAAGCCAATCGGGTACTGGGAAAACGCCAGACAGCCATGCAATTGCTTGCCCGCGCTCAAGTTTATCAAGCTATGGGTCGAATTGAAGAGGCTAAAAATGATCTCCGTGTGGCTATTAAACAGACTCCGAATTTTGCCGAGGCCAATGACCTTCTAAGAACATTAGAGAGCCGATAG
- a CDS encoding transposase: MDRAGGYGSPKIWRVLRRQCEGCGKHRIARLMRREGLRGHSRYQALEAAEVRKASG, encoded by the coding sequence GTGGACAGGGCTGGGGGCTATGGGAGCCCGAAGATCTGGCGGGTGTTGCGCAGGCAATGCGAAGGGTGTGGCAAACATCGCATTGCTCGGTTAATGCGCCGAGAGGGCTTGCGGGGGCATTCCCGCTACCAAGCGCTGGAGGCGGCGGAAGTTCGAAAAGCGTCAGGCTGA